In one window of Candidatus Aminicenantes bacterium DNA:
- a CDS encoding divalent-cation tolerance protein CutA: MSRSTNKSNAEYCLVLTALSDGRAAHGLACALVENRLCACVSVVPGAISRYRWRGRIERAEEAILIAKTLASRYPEVEAFLKREHPYECPEILKIPIEAGLPAYLDWIRESVSKKV, from the coding sequence ATGAGCCGGTCGACGAACAAGAGTAACGCTGAGTACTGTCTGGTCCTGACAGCGTTATCCGACGGGCGCGCAGCCCATGGGTTGGCCTGCGCCCTGGTTGAGAACCGCTTGTGTGCCTGTGTCAGCGTGGTGCCGGGAGCGATCTCCCGGTACCGCTGGCGGGGACGAATAGAACGGGCCGAAGAAGCGATCCTGATTGCCAAGACCTTGGCAAGCCGTTATCCCGAAGTGGAAGCGTTCCTGAAGCGGGAGCATCCCTACGAGTGTCCGGAAATCCTGAAAATCCCCATTGAAGCCGGGCTTCCGGCTTACCTGGATTGGATCCGCGAAAGTGTAAGTAAAAAAGTGTAA